The genomic DNA GTGGTGGTGCGCTCCGGCGCAACCGGTGGCGCTGGCGCTGACTTGGCTCAACAGTTTCTGCGTCGCGGCATCCACGTGTTGCAGGAACACCCGGTGCACCACCGCGAAATCGCCGCGTGCATGCAGGCCGCGCGCCAGGGCCACGCTGCCTATGCGGTGAATACGCTGTACCCGAATATCCTGGCGATCCGTCGCTTTCTCGCCGTGGCCGCCTATCTGCGCGATCAACAGGGGCTGGCGTATATCGAAGCCGCCTGCAACAGCCAGGTGGCTTACCCGCTGCTGGATATTCTCGGGCGCCTGGCCGGAGGTCTGCGGCCCTGGTCGTTCGCGGCACCGGCCGCTACGGTCGGGGAGCCCCCCTTCACCCGGCTCGATGCCTGTTTCAACGGCGTACCGATCAGCTTGCGGGTGCAGAACCAGGTGCACCCCAAGGACCCGGACAACCATTCGTTCCTGCTGCATCGCCTCGAAGTCGGTTGTGAAGCCGGGGTGCTGAGCCTGGGCGACACCCACGGCCCGGTGCTGTGGAACCCGCGCCTGCACGCTTTAAGGGACAGCACTGACCGGCTGATCATGGCCGGCCCCGGCAGCGAACGATTGGCCGGACCAACGATGGTGCTGCTTGATCCGCAAGTGCCCCTGAGCTACCGACAAGTGTTCAACCAGGTTTGGCCCGACGCAGTCATCGTCGCCCTGGACGCGTTGTGCCTCGACATCGATGAACCTTCGCGGCGCCTGCGCAGCGGCGTCTGGGCCACCGAGGTGTCCATGGCCTGGCGTGAAATGAACAACCTGATTGGCATGCCCGCCTTGATAGAGCCGCCAGTGCCCCGCTCGCTGCCGCTGGCTGAACTCCAGGCCCTGGCCGACGCCGTGCAAGCCCCTTGCGGTGATGACACCGCCCAACTGCTGGGAGCGCTGCCATTTTGAACACTGCCCAATCCTCCTGCAGCCATGTGTTGCTGTGGGTGCGCGACTTGCACCAGGCCGTAGCGAACTTTCGTGCCGCCGGTTTCGAAGTCACCTACGCCACCGCCGAAGCTCGCGCCCAACACGCGCATATCTGGTTCAGCCAGGGGCCGATCATCGAATTACTCACCACACCGCGTCACGCCTGGCTGTTCAAGTGGCCCATCGACTGCCTGGCCGGCCGTGGCGCCGGGCGACGGATGTTGCGCTGGGCGGCCCAAGGTGAAGGGTTCTGCGACCTGGCGCTGCTGTGCGAGACCCCCGCCCTGGCGCCGCGCCTCAAAGGCCTGGCGGGCTGCGGCGTGGCCATGGGCCGGACGGTGAACTGGCGGCGTACCTGCGTTGATGGCCGCCAGACGCGGTTTCGTTTCGTCTACCCGCGCCACGACCGCCTGCCCTTCCTGGTCACGCCCTATGAGCCGGCCCAGCATCCGCCCCGAATGATTCACCCCAACGGCGCAACGGGCTTGGCAGCGATCCACTTGGGCGTACATCCCGCCGACCACACCGCCCTCAGCCTGCTGACCGGTGACGACCCGTTGCTGCGTATCCAGCCGGCCGAATACACCGGCGTACAGGCGGTGCGAATCGCCGGCCTGACGCACCCGCTGATTCTGCACGGCGCCCGTTTGCTGGGTTGCCCGACCGCTCAAGGAGATTGCCATGCTTGATGGATGCACCGACTGGCCCGACGACTTTATCCGCCGTTACCGCGAACACGGCTACTGGCAAGGCGTGCCGTTGGGCCAACTGCTGCGCGAGCAGGCGCAGCGCACGCCACATAAAGAGGCGCTGGTGGACGGTCTTCGGCGTTGGCGTTACGCCGAGCTCGACCTGCAGGCCGACCGCTTGGCCGCCGGCCTCGCCGACCGGGGCCTGCGCGCTGGCCAGCGAGTACTGGTGCAACTGCCGAACATCGCCGAGTTTTTCAGCCTGACCTTCGCCCTGTTGCGCCTGGGTGTGATTCCGGTGTTTGCCCTGCCGGCCCATCGCGAACACGAACTGCTCCACTTGGCCCAACTGAGCCAGGCCGTGGCCTATGTGATTGTCGATCGGCACCTTGGCTTCGATTATCGGCCACTGGCGCGCACCCTGCGTGAGCAGGCGCCGAGCCTGCAAAAGATCTGGGTGGTCGGGGCGGCCGAGGAGTTCGCGTCCCTGGCCGACTGTGTTGCTGACCCTCGTCCGCTGCCCGCGCCAGACTCACGGGAAGTCGCCGTGCTGCTACTGTCCGGCGGCACCACCGGCCTGCCCAAGCTAATCCCGCGCACCCATGACGATTACGCCTGCAATGCGCGCCTGGCGGCCCGCGCGTGCGGCTTCGACAGCCACACCCGCTACCTGGCGGCATTGCCCGTGGCGCACAACTTTCCCCTGGCCTCGCCCGGTGCGTTCGGGGTGTTTAGTGTCGGCGCGACCCTCGTGTTGGCGCCAGAGCCCAGCCCGGACACCACCTTCGAGCTGATCGAGAGCGAACGCATCACCCACACCGCTTTGATCCCGCCACTGGTGCTGTTGTGGCTGGAAATGGCGCAATGGTCCGACCATGACCTGAGCAGCCTGCAATGGCTGCAGGTCGGTGGCGCGCGGCTCAAGGCCGAGATCGCCGCACGTATCGGCCCTGTCCTGGGGTGTGGCCTGCAACAGGTCTACGGGATGGCCGAAGGGTTGCTGTGTTTTACCCCGCTGGATGACCCGCAAGCGCGCATCTTCGAAACCCAGGGCCTGCCGCTCACCGCCGATGATGAGATCCGCATCGTCGACGTCGATGACGTCCCCGTCGCGCCAGGCGCCGTGGGCGAATTGCTGGTGCGCGGCCCCTACACCATTCGTGGTTACTACAACGCCGGCGAACAGAATCTGCGCGCCTTCACCGCCGACGGTTTCTACCGCAGCGGCGACCTGGTGCGACGTTTGCCCGAGGGCCATTTGATCGTCGAGGGGCGGACCAAGGATGTGATCAATCGCGGCGGCGAGAAAATTCCGGTGGAGGAAATCGAGAACCTGCTGCTGGGCCATCCGCTGATTCGCGATGTCGCCCTGGTGGCCTTGGCCGATGAGCTACTGGGTGAGCGCAGTTGCGCCTGTGTGCTGTCCCACGCCGAACAGGTCGAGCTGGGCGCGATCAACGCCTGGCTGCGCGAGCGTGGACTGGCCGCCTACAAACTGCCGGATCGCTTGCAGGTGCTGCGCGAATTTCCGTTGACGCGCCTGGGCAAGGTCAACCGCAAGGCCCTGGCGGAACAGGTGCAAGCCTTATGAGCCGCGAAATGTCCGCGTGGATACGCGTACTGCGTGAGGGCGGCCAACCTCGGGCCCGCCTGGTGTGTCTGCCCCATGCTGGGGGCAGCGCGAGTTTCTTCCGCCCGTGGCTGGCGCACCTGCCGGGAGATATCGATCTACTGGCCGTGCAATATCCCGGACGTGAAGAACGCTTCAACGAGGCGCGTATTGCCTGCCTGGCCAGCCTGGCCGAACACATCAGCCAAGCCCTGTTGAGTTTGCCCAGCCGCCCGCTGTGGCTGTTTGGCCACAGCATGGGTGCGGCGCTGGCCTACGCCGTCGGTGTGCAGCTGGAGGCGGCGGGCGTCGGTGCCGAGCATGTGTTTTGGTCTCGGCCCACCCGCCACCGCACCGGCAGCCGTCCAGTGACCTGCACCGCCAGGACGACGCCGCGCTGATCGCCGACATTCTGCGCCAGGACGCCGAGGCCACCGGCCTATGGGGCAACCCGCAACTGCGCGCACTGTTCCTGCCAACCCTACGCAGCGACTACCAGGCCATCGAGACCTGGCGACCGGCGCAGCTTGACCGCTTGACGGCGCCCATCGACGTACTGCTGGCCCGGGCCGACACGGAAGTCAGCCTTGACCAGGCCCGGGCCTGGGCAGACCTGAGCGAACACACCCCGGATATCCGCCAGTTCGACGGCGATCATTTTTACCTCAAGCAACAGCCGCGCCCCGTGATCCATCACCTGCTGCAACGCACGGCCTACCTTCAAGGAGACTCGGTATGAAAACCCCGGAACACTGCACCGGCCTGCCGGACATTCGCCACGCCATCGACACCCTCGACCGGCAGATCGTCGATGCCTTGGGGCTGCGCATGCAATACGTCCTCGCGGCCTCGTCCTTCAAGCCTGACCAGGCCAGTATCGCCGCACCGGACCGCGTCGCGGCGATGTTGCCGCAGCGCCGGCGATGGGCGCAGGAGGCCGGGCTGGACGGTGAATTCATTGAGGGCCTGTTCAACCAGATCATCCACTGGTACATCGCCGAACAAACGGCGTTCTGGCTGCAAAAAAAGAGCGCGGCCGTATGAACGAAGCTGCCTTATTGAATGTGTTCGAAGCTGCGCACCAGCTCGCGCTGAAGCATCAGCGTCCCGTCGTCGCCGTGAGCTCGCGCCCCGCACCGTCCCTCGATCCCTTCGCGCTCTACGAAGCGCACCGGCAGGGCTTTTTCTGGTGCGCTCACTCACCGGGCCTGGCACTGTTCGGCTTGGGCTGTGCCTGGCAGATCGAAGCTGCGGGGCTCCAGCGATTGGCCGAGGTGAACCGTCAATGGTTCGCGCTGTGCGCCGACGCGGTGATCGATGGCCCCCATCCACCACTGCTGCTGGGCGGTATGCGTTTCGACACCCAGCAGCCTTGCGCGCCGCACTGGGCGCCGTTTGCCGATGCCAGCTTTCACCTGGCCCAATGGTTGCTCAGCGAGGACGCCGACGGCCGCTGGCTGCGTTGCCAGTGCGTGGTGGAACCCGGTAGCGATCCGGCCGCATTGGCGCTTGCCAATCTGGCGGCGTACCAACAGCTTTTCCCGACGCCACACTCGCCCGAATCGTGCCCCGCGGTCATCGAACGCAATGCATTGCCCGCGCCGCAGTGGCAAGCCAAAGTCGCCAACGCCTTGCAGGCCATCGACAGCGGCGACCTGAGCAAAGTGGTGCTCGCCCGCCATATTGAATATCAGCTGGACGCCGCCCTCGATAGCGGCGCCGTCATGCGCCGGCTGTACGAGCGGCGCAACCAGACCCACCTGTTCGCCCTGCACCGAGGAGACAGCTGTTTCATGGGCGCAACGCCGGAGCGGCTGCTCAGTTGCCAGGAAAGCCATCTGAGCACCCATGCCCTCGCGGGTAGCGCTCGTCGCGCCCCAACGCCCGAGAAAGACCAGGAAGCAGGCGCAGGCTTGTTAGCGGATCCCAAGGAACTGCATGAACACCAACTGGTGGTGCAAACCATCCTGCAAGGCTTGTACGGCATCGTCAACGAGCTACAAGCGGCAACCCAACCCGAGCTTTTAAAACTGGCCACGGTGCAGCATTTGAGTACCCCGATCAGCGCCCGGCTGAAAGAAGGGCACAGCTTGCTGGACGGTATCCAGGCCTTGCACCCCACCCCGGCGGTTGGAGGTTTGCCGGGCGCGACAGCCATGGGCTTCATTCGTCATCACGAAGGTTTCGACCGGGGCTGGTACGCGGCCCCCATAGGCTGGCTGGACTCTCGGGGCAACGGCGATTTCCTGGTGGCCCTGCGCTCAGCACTGATGACACCTGCGCATTGCCACTTGTTCGCAGGCTGCGGGATTGTTCAAGGATCTCGACCGGCCGATGAATATGAGGAAACCCAAATCAAGCTGGCGAGCATGGAACAGGCCTTGCACCTCTCATACGCTAACGGCTACAGGTCAGGGTATTGAGGTCTATGCCAAGCCGCCCTGGGTCATCCAGGGCGGCACGCACGACGCATCGAAATCACCTTACACGCTCAAAGACGATGTGAACCTTCGCCCCATCGGGACGGCGAAAGTCTTCCACCATCCGGTCGCCGTCGACCTTCAACTGCAGGTCGTCCCGGGTACGCACAGCGCCCACCCAGTTCGGGAACGTAGACCCTTTGACCGTGTTGCCTGTGAACTCACCGTTCTGGTCGACGGTATAGCGCCCGAAGAAACCGATGCTCCCCGCCAGCGCTGCCCGGTTCTCCTCATCGGTGCCTTCACCACGCACATTGGATCGAAACGCCGGCACGCGCGGATCAGTGAGCACTTCGACAAACGTCAGCTCTGGCGTGAAGACGAGCCAGCCATGAGGATTGGGGCCGTAAGCATCCGATACACTGCCCTGACTCTCAACGGTTGCGCTGACCATACGCCATGTCCCGACCAAGGCGTTTTCTTTGCCCGTAAACACGCTGGAGCACGCCGATAAGGCAACGATCGCACCGACTGCCAGTACCTTGTTTTTCAGACGCATCCGCATCACCTTTCACTCGCCGCAACAACGCGACGGACAATAGAGTGGGTTTCATCCTGGTCGGCGCGGTCTTCATCCCTGGCCGCAATGGCCGCCAAGCGTAGCTCCCGCGAAGCGGCATTGTCCGCCCGCCGCCCCAGTTGCCAGCCCAAGTAACCCCACAGCAGCGCGCAACAGGCGCCCATCATCGCGGCCGGGCCGGCGCCTTGCCCGAGCAGGTCGAGCAGACTCTTGGCCCAGCCGCTCATGGCGTCACCCGCGCGATAAACCACGGTGTCGATGAAGTTCTTGGCCTTGTATTTGCTCTCGGCATCCAACGGCGCGAACAGCATTTCCCGGCCAGGTCGGACGAACGCGTACTCGCCGATCCGTCGCACGATCATCAGCGCCGCCAGCAGCGCGAACCCCGGCGCCAATGCCAGGCCGAGGAAGCCGAAGCACATGAGCAACGGCACGATGGCCAGCAAAGCACGCACCCCCAACTTCGGCGCGATGCGGCCGGTGATGAACAGCTGGGACAGCAACGCACCGGCCTGCACGATGATGTCGATGGTGCCGAAGATGCGCACTTGTGCCTCGCGATCGGGATAGAGCTCGGCCACCAGGCGCGCTTGCTCGAAATAGAGAAAGGTGCTGACCGTCGCCAACAACACGACGAACCCGGCGATGCCCAACAGGTAAGGTGACCTGAGCACGGCCGTCAAACCGCTGAACGGGTTGCCCTGCAGTGGCTGCCGGGGGCTTTGCGTCGGCGCGGCGCCCGGACGCCCAGCCCCGCCCGTTTCGCGCCATCCCATCAACGCCCGTTTCAACACCAGCGTGACACCGAGCAACAAGGCCGCCAGCAGCATCAACCCCGAGGCGCCGAGGGGACCAATGAGCAGCGCGCTCAAGGCCGGCCCCAGCAGGCCGCCGACGCTGGCGCCCGCGGCGATGAAGGCAAACAGACGCTTGGCCTGCTCGCTGTCGAATACATCCGCCATCAGGCTCCAGGCCACGGAGACGACGAACAGGTTATAGACCGATATCCAGACGTAAAAGACCCGGGCCAACGCGATACTGTCCGGCTGGAACTGGAACAGCTCGACGAACATCAGCAGGTTGAAGCCGAAGAAGCCGTACACCCAGT from Pseudomonas beijingensis includes the following:
- a CDS encoding Gfo/Idh/MocA family oxidoreductase, whose amino-acid sequence is MTATNWWAILSRGNAYSRACADHYGVALYETVEQVPDEVDIACVVVRSGATGGAGADLAQQFLRRGIHVLQEHPVHHREIAACMQAARQGHAAYAVNTLYPNILAIRRFLAVAAYLRDQQGLAYIEAACNSQVAYPLLDILGRLAGGLRPWSFAAPAATVGEPPFTRLDACFNGVPISLRVQNQVHPKDPDNHSFLLHRLEVGCEAGVLSLGDTHGPVLWNPRLHALRDSTDRLIMAGPGSERLAGPTMVLLDPQVPLSYRQVFNQVWPDAVIVALDALCLDIDEPSRRLRSGVWATEVSMAWREMNNLIGMPALIEPPVPRSLPLAELQALADAVQAPCGDDTAQLLGALPF
- a CDS encoding VOC family protein, whose amino-acid sequence is MNTAQSSCSHVLLWVRDLHQAVANFRAAGFEVTYATAEARAQHAHIWFSQGPIIELLTTPRHAWLFKWPIDCLAGRGAGRRMLRWAAQGEGFCDLALLCETPALAPRLKGLAGCGVAMGRTVNWRRTCVDGRQTRFRFVYPRHDRLPFLVTPYEPAQHPPRMIHPNGATGLAAIHLGVHPADHTALSLLTGDDPLLRIQPAEYTGVQAVRIAGLTHPLILHGARLLGCPTAQGDCHA
- a CDS encoding (2,3-dihydroxybenzoyl)adenylate synthase, whose translation is MLDGCTDWPDDFIRRYREHGYWQGVPLGQLLREQAQRTPHKEALVDGLRRWRYAELDLQADRLAAGLADRGLRAGQRVLVQLPNIAEFFSLTFALLRLGVIPVFALPAHREHELLHLAQLSQAVAYVIVDRHLGFDYRPLARTLREQAPSLQKIWVVGAAEEFASLADCVADPRPLPAPDSREVAVLLLSGGTTGLPKLIPRTHDDYACNARLAARACGFDSHTRYLAALPVAHNFPLASPGAFGVFSVGATLVLAPEPSPDTTFELIESERITHTALIPPLVLLWLEMAQWSDHDLSSLQWLQVGGARLKAEIAARIGPVLGCGLQQVYGMAEGLLCFTPLDDPQARIFETQGLPLTADDEIRIVDVDDVPVAPGAVGELLVRGPYTIRGYYNAGEQNLRAFTADGFYRSGDLVRRLPEGHLIVEGRTKDVINRGGEKIPVEEIENLLLGHPLIRDVALVALADELLGERSCACVLSHAEQVELGAINAWLRERGLAAYKLPDRLQVLREFPLTRLGKVNRKALAEQVQAL
- a CDS encoding isochorismate lyase, which translates into the protein MKTPEHCTGLPDIRHAIDTLDRQIVDALGLRMQYVLAASSFKPDQASIAAPDRVAAMLPQRRRWAQEAGLDGEFIEGLFNQIIHWYIAEQTAFWLQKKSAAV
- a CDS encoding isochorismate synthase, translated to MNEAALLNVFEAAHQLALKHQRPVVAVSSRPAPSLDPFALYEAHRQGFFWCAHSPGLALFGLGCAWQIEAAGLQRLAEVNRQWFALCADAVIDGPHPPLLLGGMRFDTQQPCAPHWAPFADASFHLAQWLLSEDADGRWLRCQCVVEPGSDPAALALANLAAYQQLFPTPHSPESCPAVIERNALPAPQWQAKVANALQAIDSGDLSKVVLARHIEYQLDAALDSGAVMRRLYERRNQTHLFALHRGDSCFMGATPERLLSCQESHLSTHALAGSARRAPTPEKDQEAGAGLLADPKELHEHQLVVQTILQGLYGIVNELQAATQPELLKLATVQHLSTPISARLKEGHSLLDGIQALHPTPAVGGLPGATAMGFIRHHEGFDRGWYAAPIGWLDSRGNGDFLVALRSALMTPAHCHLFAGCGIVQGSRPADEYEETQIKLASMEQALHLSYANGYRSGY
- a CDS encoding lipocalin-like domain-containing protein, coding for MRLKNKVLAVGAIVALSACSSVFTGKENALVGTWRMVSATVESQGSVSDAYGPNPHGWLVFTPELTFVEVLTDPRVPAFRSNVRGEGTDEENRAALAGSIGFFGRYTVDQNGEFTGNTVKGSTFPNWVGAVRTRDDLQLKVDGDRMVEDFRRPDGAKVHIVFERVR
- a CDS encoding NTP/NDP exchange transporter, whose amino-acid sequence is MSTFPYLHRLSLALNARDGELRPALCGFLLFLCLFTGYFMLRPIRESMGIAAGVENLQWLFTATFLVMLAAVPLFAWLSSRVPRLRLIDWVYGFFGFNLLMFVELFQFQPDSIALARVFYVWISVYNLFVVSVAWSLMADVFDSEQAKRLFAFIAAGASVGGLLGPALSALLIGPLGASGLMLLAALLLGVTLVLKRALMGWRETGGAGRPGAAPTQSPRQPLQGNPFSGLTAVLRSPYLLGIAGFVVLLATVSTFLYFEQARLVAELYPDREAQVRIFGTIDIIVQAGALLSQLFITGRIAPKLGVRALLAIVPLLMCFGFLGLALAPGFALLAALMIVRRIGEYAFVRPGREMLFAPLDAESKYKAKNFIDTVVYRAGDAMSGWAKSLLDLLGQGAGPAAMMGACCALLWGYLGWQLGRRADNAASRELRLAAIAARDEDRADQDETHSIVRRVVAASER